Proteins encoded together in one Epinephelus moara isolate mb chromosome 2, YSFRI_EMoa_1.0, whole genome shotgun sequence window:
- the picalmb gene encoding phosphatidylinositol binding clathrin assembly protein b isoform X5 has product MSGQSITDRITAAQHSVTGSAVSKTVCKATTHEVMGPKKKHLDYLIHCTNEMNVNIPQLADSLFERTTNTSWVVVFKSLITTHHLMVYGNERFVQYLASRNTLFNLSNFLDKSGLQGYDMSTFIRRYSRYLNEKAVSYRQVAFDFTKVKRGVDGVMRTMNTEKLLKTIPIIQNQMDALLDFNVNANELTNGVINAAFMLLFKDSIRLFAAYNEGIINLLEKYFDMKKTQCKEGLDIYKKFLTRMTRISEFLKVAEQVGIDRGDIPDLSQAPSSLLEALEQHLASLEGKKVKDSTAASRASTLSNAVSSLASTGMSFTKVDEREKQAALEEEQARLKALKEQRLKELSKRPSFATTDTSPISTTGGTISTAPAIDLFSTPSCSNGAVKMESDLFDLQSTFQPSMQPGSTGLPVATAWADPFTSAEAGDESMPNLNPFLSKLVVDATHLPVVSSDGVSFSSRTSGHEMFGDSFCGPVSIAQHLPHQAPYPTEPSTVAGLFRGYSTPQGPPQQSAGGLQVDFESVFGAKAAGSNSLNSDDISGGILKPTLAGSNQASGQLPEKLVSDDLDSSLANLVGNLGIGNGTMKNDIHWSQPGEKRMTGGTNWQPKAAPTTTWNPVSMPSSVMAFPATTPTGMMGYGMPPQMGSMGMMNPPTMMYSQPVMRPPNPFGSVSSAQVGAQQSDHATQLMHNEPSAASSPSSQSPLRAPGQDPFAHLSLKDFL; this is encoded by the exons aTTTGATCCACTGCACCAACGAGATGAACGTGAACATTCCCCAACTGGCTGACTCACTGTTTGAGAGGACCACCAACACCAGCTGGGTGGTTGTGTTTAAGTCACTTATCACCACACACCATCTCATGGTCTACGGCAATGAG CGTTTTGTCCAGTACTTGGCTTCAAGGAATACACTATTCAACCTCAGTAATTTTTTGGACAAAAGTGGGTTACAAG GTTATGACATGTCCACATTTATCAGGAGGTATAGTCGATACCTGAATGAGAAAGCTGTTTCGTACAGACAGGTTGCCTTTGATTTCACAAAAGTGAAACGCGG AGTGGACGGCGTAATGAGGACCATGAATACAGAGAAGCTGCTCAAGACTATCCCCATTATTCAGAACCAGATGGACGCCCTGCTCGATTTCAAT GTCAATGCCAACGAGCTGACTAATGGAGTCATCAATGCAGCCTTCATGCTCCTTTTCAAAGACTCCATCAGGCTCTTCGCTGCTTATAATGAAGGCATTATCAATCTGCTTG AGAAATACTTTGACATGAAGAAGACTCAGTGTAAAGAAGGTTTGGACATTTACAAGAAGTTTCTCACTCGAATGACCCGGATATCAGAGTTCCTCAAAGTAGCAGAG CAGGTGGGCATCGATCGAGGAGACATCCCTGATCTTTCACAG GCTCCCAGTAGCCTTCTCGAAGCTCTGGAGCAGCACTTGGCCTCTTTAGAGGGCAAGAAGGTGAAAGACTCCACTGCAGCTAGCAG gGCCAGCACTCTGTCAAACGCAGTCTCGTCACTGGCGAGCACAGGGATGTCCTTCACTAAAGTGGATGAGCGGGAGAAGCAGGCAGCTCTCGAAGAGGAACAGGCTCGACTCAAAGCTCTGAAG GAACAGAGGCTCAAGGAGCTTTCCAAGAGGCCCTCCTTCGCTACTACTGATACATCGCCGATCTCCACCACCGGGGGCACTATCAGCACAGCACCAGCCATCGACCTCTTCTCCACACCCAGCTGCTCTAATGG tGCAGTGAAGATGGAGAGCGACCTTTTTGACCTGCAGTCAACTTTCCAGCCGTCCATGCAACCAGGCTCAACGGGGCTTCCAGTGGCAACAGCGTGGGCAG ATCCTTTCACCTCTGCTGAAGCTGGAGATGAATCCATGCCAAACCTTAACCCTTTCCTCTCAAAACTCGTTGTCGATGCCACTCACTTACCTGTCGTTTCTTCAGACGGTGTTAGCTTTTCCTCTAGGACATCTGGTCATGAAATGTTTGGTG ACTCCTTCTGTGGTCCAGTGTCCATTGCCCAGCACCTCCCACACCAGGCTCCCTACCCCACTGAGCCCTCTACTGTAGCAGGTCTATTCAGAG GATACTCAACGCCACAGGGCCCTCCACAGCAGTCAGCAGGGGGACTCCAAGTGGACTTTGAGTCAGTTTTTGGAGCCAAAGCCGCAGGCAGCAACAGCCTCAATTCTGATG ataTTTCTGGGGGCATCCTGAAACCGACTCTTGCCGGCTCCAACCAGGCGTCCGGTCAGCTGCCAGAGAAGCTGGTGTCAGATGACCTTGACTCCTCCCTGGCTAACCTTGTCGGCA accTCGGCATCGGGAATGGCACGATGAAAAA TGACATCCACTGGAGCCAGCCGGGGGAGAAAAGGATGACCGGCGGCACCAACTGGCAGCCCAAAGCAGCGCCAACCACGACCTGGAACCCCGTTTCCATG CCATCGTCAGTCATGGCCTTCCCCGCCACCACACCCACAGGCATGATGGGATACGGCATG CCTCCACAAATGGGCTCTATGGGGATGATGAATCCACCCACCATGATGTACTCCCAGCCTGTGATGAGGCCACCCAACCCCTTCGGCTCTGTGTCTAGTGCTCAGGTGGGTGCACAGCAGTCTGACCACGCCACCCAGCTGATGCACAATGAA CCCTCCGCAGCCTCTAGTCCTTCCAGCCAGAGTCCTCTCCGAGCCCCTGGACAGGACCCGTTTGCACACCTCTCTCTCAAGGATTTCTTGTAG
- the picalmb gene encoding phosphatidylinositol binding clathrin assembly protein b isoform X9 yields MSGQSITDRITAAQHSVTGSAVSKTVCKATTHEVMGPKKKHLDYLIHCTNEMNVNIPQLADSLFERTTNTSWVVVFKSLITTHHLMVYGNERFVQYLASRNTLFNLSNFLDKSGLQGYDMSTFIRRYSRYLNEKAVSYRQVAFDFTKVKRGVDGVMRTMNTEKLLKTIPIIQNQMDALLDFNVNANELTNGVINAAFMLLFKDSIRLFAAYNEGIINLLEKYFDMKKTQCKEGLDIYKKFLTRMTRISEFLKVAEQVGIDRGDIPDLSQAPSSLLEALEQHLASLEGKKVKDSTAASRASTLSNAVSSLASTGMSFTKVDEREKQAALEEEQARLKALKEQRLKELSKRPSFATTDTSPISTTGGTISTAPAIDLFSTPSCSNGAVKMESDLFDLQSTFQPSMQPGSTGLPVATAWADSFCGPVSIAQHLPHQAPYPTEPSTVAGLFRGYSTPQGPPQQSAGGLQVDFESVFGAKAAGSNSLNSDDISGGILKPTLAGSNQASGQLPEKLVSDDLDSSLANLVGNLGIGNGTMKNDIHWSQPGEKRMTGGTNWQPKAAPTTTWNPVSMPSSVMAFPATTPTGMMGYGMPPQMGSMGMMNPPTMMYSQPVMRPPNPFGSVSSAQPSAASSPSSQSPLRAPGQDPFAHLSLKDFL; encoded by the exons aTTTGATCCACTGCACCAACGAGATGAACGTGAACATTCCCCAACTGGCTGACTCACTGTTTGAGAGGACCACCAACACCAGCTGGGTGGTTGTGTTTAAGTCACTTATCACCACACACCATCTCATGGTCTACGGCAATGAG CGTTTTGTCCAGTACTTGGCTTCAAGGAATACACTATTCAACCTCAGTAATTTTTTGGACAAAAGTGGGTTACAAG GTTATGACATGTCCACATTTATCAGGAGGTATAGTCGATACCTGAATGAGAAAGCTGTTTCGTACAGACAGGTTGCCTTTGATTTCACAAAAGTGAAACGCGG AGTGGACGGCGTAATGAGGACCATGAATACAGAGAAGCTGCTCAAGACTATCCCCATTATTCAGAACCAGATGGACGCCCTGCTCGATTTCAAT GTCAATGCCAACGAGCTGACTAATGGAGTCATCAATGCAGCCTTCATGCTCCTTTTCAAAGACTCCATCAGGCTCTTCGCTGCTTATAATGAAGGCATTATCAATCTGCTTG AGAAATACTTTGACATGAAGAAGACTCAGTGTAAAGAAGGTTTGGACATTTACAAGAAGTTTCTCACTCGAATGACCCGGATATCAGAGTTCCTCAAAGTAGCAGAG CAGGTGGGCATCGATCGAGGAGACATCCCTGATCTTTCACAG GCTCCCAGTAGCCTTCTCGAAGCTCTGGAGCAGCACTTGGCCTCTTTAGAGGGCAAGAAGGTGAAAGACTCCACTGCAGCTAGCAG gGCCAGCACTCTGTCAAACGCAGTCTCGTCACTGGCGAGCACAGGGATGTCCTTCACTAAAGTGGATGAGCGGGAGAAGCAGGCAGCTCTCGAAGAGGAACAGGCTCGACTCAAAGCTCTGAAG GAACAGAGGCTCAAGGAGCTTTCCAAGAGGCCCTCCTTCGCTACTACTGATACATCGCCGATCTCCACCACCGGGGGCACTATCAGCACAGCACCAGCCATCGACCTCTTCTCCACACCCAGCTGCTCTAATGG tGCAGTGAAGATGGAGAGCGACCTTTTTGACCTGCAGTCAACTTTCCAGCCGTCCATGCAACCAGGCTCAACGGGGCTTCCAGTGGCAACAGCGTGGGCAG ACTCCTTCTGTGGTCCAGTGTCCATTGCCCAGCACCTCCCACACCAGGCTCCCTACCCCACTGAGCCCTCTACTGTAGCAGGTCTATTCAGAG GATACTCAACGCCACAGGGCCCTCCACAGCAGTCAGCAGGGGGACTCCAAGTGGACTTTGAGTCAGTTTTTGGAGCCAAAGCCGCAGGCAGCAACAGCCTCAATTCTGATG ataTTTCTGGGGGCATCCTGAAACCGACTCTTGCCGGCTCCAACCAGGCGTCCGGTCAGCTGCCAGAGAAGCTGGTGTCAGATGACCTTGACTCCTCCCTGGCTAACCTTGTCGGCA accTCGGCATCGGGAATGGCACGATGAAAAA TGACATCCACTGGAGCCAGCCGGGGGAGAAAAGGATGACCGGCGGCACCAACTGGCAGCCCAAAGCAGCGCCAACCACGACCTGGAACCCCGTTTCCATG CCATCGTCAGTCATGGCCTTCCCCGCCACCACACCCACAGGCATGATGGGATACGGCATG CCTCCACAAATGGGCTCTATGGGGATGATGAATCCACCCACCATGATGTACTCCCAGCCTGTGATGAGGCCACCCAACCCCTTCGGCTCTGTGTCTAGTGCTCAG CCCTCCGCAGCCTCTAGTCCTTCCAGCCAGAGTCCTCTCCGAGCCCCTGGACAGGACCCGTTTGCACACCTCTCTCTCAAGGATTTCTTGTAG
- the picalmb gene encoding phosphatidylinositol binding clathrin assembly protein b isoform X7, whose protein sequence is MSGQSITDRITAAQHSVTGSAVSKTVCKATTHEVMGPKKKHLDYLIHCTNEMNVNIPQLADSLFERTTNTSWVVVFKSLITTHHLMVYGNERFVQYLASRNTLFNLSNFLDKSGLQGYDMSTFIRRYSRYLNEKAVSYRQVAFDFTKVKRGVDGVMRTMNTEKLLKTIPIIQNQMDALLDFNVNANELTNGVINAAFMLLFKDSIRLFAAYNEGIINLLEKYFDMKKTQCKEGLDIYKKFLTRMTRISEFLKVAEQVGIDRGDIPDLSQAPSSLLEALEQHLASLEGKKVKDSTAASRASTLSNAVSSLASTGMSFTKVDEREKQAALEEEQARLKALKEQRLKELSKRPSFATTDTSPISTTGGTISTAPAIDLFSTPSCSNGAVKMESDLFDLQSTFQPSMQPGSTGLPVATAWADPFTSAEAGDESMPNLNPFLSKLVVDATHLPVVSSDGVSFSSRTSGHEMFGGYSTPQGPPQQSAGGLQVDFESVFGAKAAGSNSLNSDDISGGILKPTLAGSNQASGQLPEKLVSDDLDSSLANLVGNLGIGNGTMKNDIHWSQPGEKRMTGGTNWQPKAAPTTTWNPVSMPSSVMAFPATTPTGMMGYGMPPQMGSMGMMNPPTMMYSQPVMRPPNPFGSVSSAQVGAQQSDHATQLMHNEPSAASSPSSQSPLRAPGQDPFAHLSLKDFL, encoded by the exons aTTTGATCCACTGCACCAACGAGATGAACGTGAACATTCCCCAACTGGCTGACTCACTGTTTGAGAGGACCACCAACACCAGCTGGGTGGTTGTGTTTAAGTCACTTATCACCACACACCATCTCATGGTCTACGGCAATGAG CGTTTTGTCCAGTACTTGGCTTCAAGGAATACACTATTCAACCTCAGTAATTTTTTGGACAAAAGTGGGTTACAAG GTTATGACATGTCCACATTTATCAGGAGGTATAGTCGATACCTGAATGAGAAAGCTGTTTCGTACAGACAGGTTGCCTTTGATTTCACAAAAGTGAAACGCGG AGTGGACGGCGTAATGAGGACCATGAATACAGAGAAGCTGCTCAAGACTATCCCCATTATTCAGAACCAGATGGACGCCCTGCTCGATTTCAAT GTCAATGCCAACGAGCTGACTAATGGAGTCATCAATGCAGCCTTCATGCTCCTTTTCAAAGACTCCATCAGGCTCTTCGCTGCTTATAATGAAGGCATTATCAATCTGCTTG AGAAATACTTTGACATGAAGAAGACTCAGTGTAAAGAAGGTTTGGACATTTACAAGAAGTTTCTCACTCGAATGACCCGGATATCAGAGTTCCTCAAAGTAGCAGAG CAGGTGGGCATCGATCGAGGAGACATCCCTGATCTTTCACAG GCTCCCAGTAGCCTTCTCGAAGCTCTGGAGCAGCACTTGGCCTCTTTAGAGGGCAAGAAGGTGAAAGACTCCACTGCAGCTAGCAG gGCCAGCACTCTGTCAAACGCAGTCTCGTCACTGGCGAGCACAGGGATGTCCTTCACTAAAGTGGATGAGCGGGAGAAGCAGGCAGCTCTCGAAGAGGAACAGGCTCGACTCAAAGCTCTGAAG GAACAGAGGCTCAAGGAGCTTTCCAAGAGGCCCTCCTTCGCTACTACTGATACATCGCCGATCTCCACCACCGGGGGCACTATCAGCACAGCACCAGCCATCGACCTCTTCTCCACACCCAGCTGCTCTAATGG tGCAGTGAAGATGGAGAGCGACCTTTTTGACCTGCAGTCAACTTTCCAGCCGTCCATGCAACCAGGCTCAACGGGGCTTCCAGTGGCAACAGCGTGGGCAG ATCCTTTCACCTCTGCTGAAGCTGGAGATGAATCCATGCCAAACCTTAACCCTTTCCTCTCAAAACTCGTTGTCGATGCCACTCACTTACCTGTCGTTTCTTCAGACGGTGTTAGCTTTTCCTCTAGGACATCTGGTCATGAAATGTTTGGTG GATACTCAACGCCACAGGGCCCTCCACAGCAGTCAGCAGGGGGACTCCAAGTGGACTTTGAGTCAGTTTTTGGAGCCAAAGCCGCAGGCAGCAACAGCCTCAATTCTGATG ataTTTCTGGGGGCATCCTGAAACCGACTCTTGCCGGCTCCAACCAGGCGTCCGGTCAGCTGCCAGAGAAGCTGGTGTCAGATGACCTTGACTCCTCCCTGGCTAACCTTGTCGGCA accTCGGCATCGGGAATGGCACGATGAAAAA TGACATCCACTGGAGCCAGCCGGGGGAGAAAAGGATGACCGGCGGCACCAACTGGCAGCCCAAAGCAGCGCCAACCACGACCTGGAACCCCGTTTCCATG CCATCGTCAGTCATGGCCTTCCCCGCCACCACACCCACAGGCATGATGGGATACGGCATG CCTCCACAAATGGGCTCTATGGGGATGATGAATCCACCCACCATGATGTACTCCCAGCCTGTGATGAGGCCACCCAACCCCTTCGGCTCTGTGTCTAGTGCTCAGGTGGGTGCACAGCAGTCTGACCACGCCACCCAGCTGATGCACAATGAA CCCTCCGCAGCCTCTAGTCCTTCCAGCCAGAGTCCTCTCCGAGCCCCTGGACAGGACCCGTTTGCACACCTCTCTCTCAAGGATTTCTTGTAG
- the picalmb gene encoding phosphatidylinositol binding clathrin assembly protein b isoform X8, with protein MSGQSITDRITAAQHSVTGSAVSKTVCKATTHEVMGPKKKHLDYLIHCTNEMNVNIPQLADSLFERTTNTSWVVVFKSLITTHHLMVYGNERFVQYLASRNTLFNLSNFLDKSGLQGYDMSTFIRRYSRYLNEKAVSYRQVAFDFTKVKRGVDGVMRTMNTEKLLKTIPIIQNQMDALLDFNVNANELTNGVINAAFMLLFKDSIRLFAAYNEGIINLLEKYFDMKKTQCKEGLDIYKKFLTRMTRISEFLKVAEQVGIDRGDIPDLSQAPSSLLEALEQHLASLEGKKVKDSTAASRASTLSNAVSSLASTGMSFTKVDEREKQAALEEEQARLKALKEQRLKELSKRPSFATTDTSPISTTGGTISTAPAIDLFSTPSCSNGAVKMESDLFDLQSTFQPSMQPGSTGLPVATAWADSFCGPVSIAQHLPHQAPYPTEPSTVAGLFRGYSTPQGPPQQSAGGLQVDFESVFGAKAAGSNSLNSDDISGGILKPTLAGSNQASGQLPEKLVSDDLDSSLANLVGNLGIGNGTMKNDIHWSQPGEKRMTGGTNWQPKAAPTTTWNPVSMPSSVMAFPATTPTGMMGYGMPPQMGSMGMMNPPTMMYSQPVMRPPNPFGSVSSAQVGAQQSDHATQLMHNEPSAASSPSSQSPLRAPGQDPFAHLSLKDFL; from the exons aTTTGATCCACTGCACCAACGAGATGAACGTGAACATTCCCCAACTGGCTGACTCACTGTTTGAGAGGACCACCAACACCAGCTGGGTGGTTGTGTTTAAGTCACTTATCACCACACACCATCTCATGGTCTACGGCAATGAG CGTTTTGTCCAGTACTTGGCTTCAAGGAATACACTATTCAACCTCAGTAATTTTTTGGACAAAAGTGGGTTACAAG GTTATGACATGTCCACATTTATCAGGAGGTATAGTCGATACCTGAATGAGAAAGCTGTTTCGTACAGACAGGTTGCCTTTGATTTCACAAAAGTGAAACGCGG AGTGGACGGCGTAATGAGGACCATGAATACAGAGAAGCTGCTCAAGACTATCCCCATTATTCAGAACCAGATGGACGCCCTGCTCGATTTCAAT GTCAATGCCAACGAGCTGACTAATGGAGTCATCAATGCAGCCTTCATGCTCCTTTTCAAAGACTCCATCAGGCTCTTCGCTGCTTATAATGAAGGCATTATCAATCTGCTTG AGAAATACTTTGACATGAAGAAGACTCAGTGTAAAGAAGGTTTGGACATTTACAAGAAGTTTCTCACTCGAATGACCCGGATATCAGAGTTCCTCAAAGTAGCAGAG CAGGTGGGCATCGATCGAGGAGACATCCCTGATCTTTCACAG GCTCCCAGTAGCCTTCTCGAAGCTCTGGAGCAGCACTTGGCCTCTTTAGAGGGCAAGAAGGTGAAAGACTCCACTGCAGCTAGCAG gGCCAGCACTCTGTCAAACGCAGTCTCGTCACTGGCGAGCACAGGGATGTCCTTCACTAAAGTGGATGAGCGGGAGAAGCAGGCAGCTCTCGAAGAGGAACAGGCTCGACTCAAAGCTCTGAAG GAACAGAGGCTCAAGGAGCTTTCCAAGAGGCCCTCCTTCGCTACTACTGATACATCGCCGATCTCCACCACCGGGGGCACTATCAGCACAGCACCAGCCATCGACCTCTTCTCCACACCCAGCTGCTCTAATGG tGCAGTGAAGATGGAGAGCGACCTTTTTGACCTGCAGTCAACTTTCCAGCCGTCCATGCAACCAGGCTCAACGGGGCTTCCAGTGGCAACAGCGTGGGCAG ACTCCTTCTGTGGTCCAGTGTCCATTGCCCAGCACCTCCCACACCAGGCTCCCTACCCCACTGAGCCCTCTACTGTAGCAGGTCTATTCAGAG GATACTCAACGCCACAGGGCCCTCCACAGCAGTCAGCAGGGGGACTCCAAGTGGACTTTGAGTCAGTTTTTGGAGCCAAAGCCGCAGGCAGCAACAGCCTCAATTCTGATG ataTTTCTGGGGGCATCCTGAAACCGACTCTTGCCGGCTCCAACCAGGCGTCCGGTCAGCTGCCAGAGAAGCTGGTGTCAGATGACCTTGACTCCTCCCTGGCTAACCTTGTCGGCA accTCGGCATCGGGAATGGCACGATGAAAAA TGACATCCACTGGAGCCAGCCGGGGGAGAAAAGGATGACCGGCGGCACCAACTGGCAGCCCAAAGCAGCGCCAACCACGACCTGGAACCCCGTTTCCATG CCATCGTCAGTCATGGCCTTCCCCGCCACCACACCCACAGGCATGATGGGATACGGCATG CCTCCACAAATGGGCTCTATGGGGATGATGAATCCACCCACCATGATGTACTCCCAGCCTGTGATGAGGCCACCCAACCCCTTCGGCTCTGTGTCTAGTGCTCAGGTGGGTGCACAGCAGTCTGACCACGCCACCCAGCTGATGCACAATGAA CCCTCCGCAGCCTCTAGTCCTTCCAGCCAGAGTCCTCTCCGAGCCCCTGGACAGGACCCGTTTGCACACCTCTCTCTCAAGGATTTCTTGTAG
- the picalmb gene encoding phosphatidylinositol binding clathrin assembly protein b isoform X11, with translation MSGQSITDRITAAQHSVTGSAVSKTVCKATTHEVMGPKKKHLDYLIHCTNEMNVNIPQLADSLFERTTNTSWVVVFKSLITTHHLMVYGNERFVQYLASRNTLFNLSNFLDKSGLQGYDMSTFIRRYSRYLNEKAVSYRQVAFDFTKVKRGVDGVMRTMNTEKLLKTIPIIQNQMDALLDFNVNANELTNGVINAAFMLLFKDSIRLFAAYNEGIINLLEKYFDMKKTQCKEGLDIYKKFLTRMTRISEFLKVAEQVGIDRGDIPDLSQAPSSLLEALEQHLASLEGKKVKDSTAASRASTLSNAVSSLASTGMSFTKVDEREKQAALEEEQARLKALKEQRLKELSKRPSFATTDTSPISTTGGTISTAPAIDLFSTPSCSNGAVKMESDLFDLQSTFQPSMQPGSTGLPVATAWAGYSTPQGPPQQSAGGLQVDFESVFGAKAAGSNSLNSDDISGGILKPTLAGSNQASGQLPEKLVSDDLDSSLANLVGNLGIGNGTMKK, from the exons aTTTGATCCACTGCACCAACGAGATGAACGTGAACATTCCCCAACTGGCTGACTCACTGTTTGAGAGGACCACCAACACCAGCTGGGTGGTTGTGTTTAAGTCACTTATCACCACACACCATCTCATGGTCTACGGCAATGAG CGTTTTGTCCAGTACTTGGCTTCAAGGAATACACTATTCAACCTCAGTAATTTTTTGGACAAAAGTGGGTTACAAG GTTATGACATGTCCACATTTATCAGGAGGTATAGTCGATACCTGAATGAGAAAGCTGTTTCGTACAGACAGGTTGCCTTTGATTTCACAAAAGTGAAACGCGG AGTGGACGGCGTAATGAGGACCATGAATACAGAGAAGCTGCTCAAGACTATCCCCATTATTCAGAACCAGATGGACGCCCTGCTCGATTTCAAT GTCAATGCCAACGAGCTGACTAATGGAGTCATCAATGCAGCCTTCATGCTCCTTTTCAAAGACTCCATCAGGCTCTTCGCTGCTTATAATGAAGGCATTATCAATCTGCTTG AGAAATACTTTGACATGAAGAAGACTCAGTGTAAAGAAGGTTTGGACATTTACAAGAAGTTTCTCACTCGAATGACCCGGATATCAGAGTTCCTCAAAGTAGCAGAG CAGGTGGGCATCGATCGAGGAGACATCCCTGATCTTTCACAG GCTCCCAGTAGCCTTCTCGAAGCTCTGGAGCAGCACTTGGCCTCTTTAGAGGGCAAGAAGGTGAAAGACTCCACTGCAGCTAGCAG gGCCAGCACTCTGTCAAACGCAGTCTCGTCACTGGCGAGCACAGGGATGTCCTTCACTAAAGTGGATGAGCGGGAGAAGCAGGCAGCTCTCGAAGAGGAACAGGCTCGACTCAAAGCTCTGAAG GAACAGAGGCTCAAGGAGCTTTCCAAGAGGCCCTCCTTCGCTACTACTGATACATCGCCGATCTCCACCACCGGGGGCACTATCAGCACAGCACCAGCCATCGACCTCTTCTCCACACCCAGCTGCTCTAATGG tGCAGTGAAGATGGAGAGCGACCTTTTTGACCTGCAGTCAACTTTCCAGCCGTCCATGCAACCAGGCTCAACGGGGCTTCCAGTGGCAACAGCGTGGGCAG GATACTCAACGCCACAGGGCCCTCCACAGCAGTCAGCAGGGGGACTCCAAGTGGACTTTGAGTCAGTTTTTGGAGCCAAAGCCGCAGGCAGCAACAGCCTCAATTCTGATG ataTTTCTGGGGGCATCCTGAAACCGACTCTTGCCGGCTCCAACCAGGCGTCCGGTCAGCTGCCAGAGAAGCTGGTGTCAGATGACCTTGACTCCTCCCTGGCTAACCTTGTCGGCA accTCGGCATCGGGAATGGCACGATGAAAAAGTAA